A window of Gadus chalcogrammus isolate NIFS_2021 chromosome 16, NIFS_Gcha_1.0, whole genome shotgun sequence contains these coding sequences:
- the scn2b gene encoding sodium channel subunit beta-2: MLPTWTLPQDKNIGVQLMSLTLLLALTGCSGMDVIMASPKNVTALNGTEVKISCIFQSCYKMDPSVFVMNWTFQETKNDTEKMLMKFDKKKGMVPLRLDHFGDRVKFVGNLEKNDMSITLSEVEVKDEGYYHCNIINHPDRNAGRNNITLLVVLELTTPEDTTKAVAIGASVGGALALLILSMVVVKCLRHHKKQELISEEKMEEEEKLEAEVVTEEGTKQGYSLPEDA; this comes from the exons ATGTTACCCACATGGACGCTCCCGCAGGATAAAAACATTGGCGTTCAGCTGATGAGTTTGACTTTGCTGCTCGCGCTCACTG GTTGTTCCGGCATGGATGTCATAATGGCGTCTCCCAAAAACGTCACTGCCTTGAACGGAACGGAGGTCAAAATCTCCTGCATATTCCAGTCATGTTACAAGATGGACCCTTCCGTATTCGTCATGAACTGGACCTTTCAGGAAACAAAGAATGATACTGAAAAAATG TTAATGAAGTTCGACAAAAAGAAAGGTATGGTTCCCCTCCGACTGGATCACTTCGGGGACCGCGTGAAGTTTGTGGGGAACCTGGAGAAGAACGACATGTCCATCACGCtgtcggaggtggaggtgaaggacgAGGGTTACTACCACTGCAACATCATCAACCACCCTGACCGGAACGCGGGACGCAATAACATCACGCTCCTCGTGGTGTTGGAAC TTACCACTCCCGAAGACACCACCAAAGCTGTAGCCATCGGGGCGTCGGTGGGCGGGGCGTTGGCGCTGCTGATCCTCTCCATGGTGGTGGTGAAGTGCCTCCGACACCACAAGAAACAGGAGCTGATATcagaggagaagatggaggaggaggagaagctggaGGCCGAGGTCGTAACAGAGGAGGGGACCAA ACAAGGATACTCCTTACCTGAAGATGCATAG